The following proteins come from a genomic window of Paenibacillus spongiae:
- the splB gene encoding spore photoproduct lyase, with protein MSTTLNAPPGSRSVHASFVPELVYFDPAAFDYPKGQRILEWVKERNIPYRMTTSHNRITDLPGNTEQEKYKIAKRTLVVGIRKTLKFDTSKPSAEYAIPIATGCMGHCHYCYLQTTLGAKPYIRVYVNMDDILDAAKAYIDERIPEITRFEAACTSDPVGLEPITGSLRELIEFMAGQEYGRLRFVTKFHDVDSLLDARHNGHTRIRFSLNNKYIIRHFEPSTSRFEQRIEAAAKVARAGYPLGFIIAPIIWHDGWEAGYTELFESLHKALPKDASSGLTFELIQHRFTKTAKGVIEKRYPRTKLEMDIEKRKYKWGRWGQGKYVYPDEQAKALRMFISERIFEYFPDSTIDYFT; from the coding sequence ATGAGCACGACCTTGAATGCGCCGCCTGGCAGCCGAAGCGTCCATGCATCCTTTGTCCCGGAGCTCGTCTACTTTGATCCGGCCGCATTCGACTATCCGAAGGGACAGCGTATCCTGGAATGGGTCAAGGAAAGGAATATTCCGTACCGGATGACGACCTCCCATAACCGGATAACGGACTTGCCGGGGAATACGGAGCAGGAAAAGTATAAGATCGCCAAACGGACGCTCGTAGTCGGTATCCGCAAAACGTTGAAGTTCGATACGTCCAAGCCCTCTGCCGAATACGCCATTCCGATCGCAACCGGCTGCATGGGCCACTGCCATTATTGCTATTTACAAACCACTTTGGGCGCAAAGCCATACATCCGGGTTTATGTGAATATGGATGATATTCTGGACGCGGCCAAGGCCTATATCGATGAGCGCATTCCGGAAATAACGCGCTTCGAAGCAGCCTGCACCTCCGATCCTGTCGGGTTAGAGCCGATCACCGGAAGCCTGCGCGAGCTGATCGAATTTATGGCCGGTCAGGAATACGGCCGCCTCCGCTTCGTCACGAAATTCCATGATGTAGATTCGCTGCTGGATGCGCGTCACAACGGGCATACGCGAATCCGCTTCAGCTTGAACAACAAATATATCATCCGGCACTTCGAGCCTTCAACATCCCGCTTCGAGCAGCGGATCGAGGCCGCGGCCAAAGTCGCACGCGCCGGCTACCCCCTTGGCTTCATCATTGCTCCCATCATCTGGCATGATGGCTGGGAGGCGGGCTATACCGAGCTGTTCGAATCGCTCCACAAAGCACTTCCGAAGGATGCGTCAAGCGGACTGACGTTCGAGCTTATTCAGCACCGGTTCACGAAGACGGCCAAAGGCGTCATCGAGAAGCGCTATCCGAGAACGAAGCTGGAGATGGATATCGAGAAGCGGAAATACAAGTGGGGCCGCTGGGGTCAAGGC